Proteins from a single region of Undibacterium sp. KW1:
- a CDS encoding MAPEG family protein has protein sequence MPYVQINTIKGMLNTEQKQRLLEKIADALVEIEGGGNPEFKKSVWINIQESEAEGWSMSGLRPSSQQIAQFTAARDARQQAKRRRGSMMNYPALSSFVLALLALFLKASLLSGVQVISRIRSRRYLLPEDAGMFGLRSVEAEADLVQRCARVWRNDVENLPLFLALALTYTLLGGPQASASWLFGSYVLIRCLHTIVYLRGLQPWRAMLYLSGMAVCWMIAIGILQQMHL, from the coding sequence ATGCCCTACGTGCAAATCAACACGATAAAAGGAATGCTGAACACGGAGCAGAAACAGCGCCTGCTGGAAAAAATTGCCGATGCCCTGGTAGAAATTGAAGGTGGTGGCAACCCGGAGTTCAAGAAGTCAGTCTGGATCAATATCCAGGAAAGCGAAGCCGAGGGCTGGTCCATGAGTGGCTTGCGCCCCTCAAGTCAACAAATCGCACAATTTACGGCTGCCAGGGATGCACGGCAACAAGCAAAACGCAGAAGGGGCAGCATGATGAACTATCCCGCACTGTCGAGCTTTGTACTGGCCCTGCTGGCACTGTTCCTGAAAGCCAGCCTGTTGAGCGGCGTACAGGTCATCAGCCGCATACGCAGTCGCCGCTATCTCTTGCCAGAGGATGCAGGTATGTTTGGCCTGCGCTCTGTAGAAGCAGAGGCCGACCTGGTACAACGCTGCGCCCGCGTCTGGCGCAATGATGTAGAAAACCTGCCGCTCTTCCTGGCCCTGGCGCTGACTTATACCTTGCTCGGTGGCCCGCAAGCAAGCGCCAGCTGGCTGTTTGGCAGTTATGTCCTGATACGCTGTCTGCACACTATCGTCTATCTGCGTGGCCTGCAACCCTGGCGGGCAATGCTGTATCTGTCTGGCATGGCGGTGTGCTGGATGATCGCTATCGGGATACTCCAGCAAATGCATCTGTAA
- a CDS encoding response regulator — protein MANILVVDDEMGIRELLSEILGDEGHVVQLAENAQQARLARQEARPDLVLLDIWMPDTDGVTLLKEWQRDGLLTMPVIMMSGHATIDTAVEATRIGALNFLEKPIALQKLLKAVQQGLTRSTEPAKPAAPALRVISNDNPASAGMSGSFGSAAPAYEARHFSAAQPVAAAPNNQFASLSFDLPLREARDAFERIYFEYHLNREGGSMTRVAEKTGLERTHLYRKLKQLGVESMKYAKRGE, from the coding sequence ATGGCAAATATATTGGTCGTAGATGATGAAATGGGTATCCGTGAATTGTTGTCTGAAATTCTCGGTGATGAAGGTCATGTGGTTCAACTTGCTGAAAATGCTCAGCAGGCGCGTCTTGCCCGGCAAGAAGCCAGGCCGGATCTGGTCTTGCTTGATATCTGGATGCCGGACACGGATGGCGTTACCCTGTTAAAAGAATGGCAGCGTGACGGCTTGCTGACGATGCCGGTGATCATGATGTCAGGGCATGCCACGATAGATACAGCGGTTGAAGCAACACGGATAGGTGCATTGAATTTCCTGGAAAAACCCATCGCACTGCAAAAACTGTTGAAAGCAGTACAGCAAGGCCTGACCCGCAGCACCGAGCCCGCAAAACCGGCTGCTCCAGCCTTGCGCGTGATCAGCAATGATAATCCTGCCAGTGCGGGCATGTCCGGCAGCTTTGGCAGTGCCGCGCCAGCCTATGAAGCCAGGCATTTTTCTGCTGCCCAGCCTGTTGCTGCTGCGCCAAATAATCAGTTCGCCAGCCTGTCGTTTGACTTGCCGCTACGCGAAGCCAGGGATGCGTTCGAGCGTATTTACTTCGAATACCACCTGAACCGCGAAGGCGGCAGCATGACCAGGGTGGCAGAAAAAACCGGCCTGGAACGCACACACCTGTATCGCAAACTCAAGCAACTTGGCGTTGAGTCCATGAAATATGCGAAACGTGGTGAATAA
- a CDS encoding ATP-binding protein, whose product MTRFLRYALIIGGALMSILLFFLTTVQENSARFERYYEWLLDANAVVALALLVLVLTLVLRLFRRFRAKEFGSKLMTRLVVLFALVGILPGSVIYLVSVQFVSRSIESWFDVKVESALDSGKNMGLTALDFLLADLQSKANDMASELSDPSESSMSIHLSRLRERMQIQEATIVNSKGRLIASANDNVSSLLPELPTPEMIRQVKLSRYYAARDEKLIQPAADDPAASPASSASSAETRGATRPALAPEPARILRSRVVVPLRMTTGWISLQNEALYLQLIQPVPANLAMHAEALSNASREYQVRSIGRVNLKKMYIITLTLTLLLAIVAAITSAFLISGELARPLLLLAEGTKAVTEGNFSPRPIVTSTDELGSLTKSFNTMTRQLFDARATVEKNRNELENAKAYLESVLANMSAGVMVLDQNGNLVTCNESVERILQRRLESEINKPLADIDGMQAFAFAISKAFSEQHAQSAAGGENEREQHWQQQIEVPRPNKGKKTAGPAVSGTAGAAGAPAEAVAAEEEQSITLLARGSHLPVASGSGYVVVFDDISNIISAQRSIAWGEVARRLAHEIKNPLTPIQLSAERLQMKLQDKLSETDVLILNKSTTTIVNQVTSMKRMVDDFRDYARTPPAVLMPLNLAGLIDEVLHLYIAGDGRDAIKLTMAADLPKVMGDATQLRQVIHNLLQNAQDAVADNITPGFVARIDVITDVVRYTGTDQIAHSAVRLSIIDNGPGFSSKILARAFEPYATSKPRGTGLGLAMVKKIIDEHGGRIDIQNRSDTNGAKVAILLLKLAPDSNTA is encoded by the coding sequence GTGACAAGATTTTTGCGGTATGCACTGATTATCGGCGGCGCTCTGATGAGCATCCTGCTGTTTTTCCTGACCACAGTACAGGAAAATTCTGCGCGTTTTGAGCGTTACTATGAATGGCTGCTGGACGCCAATGCCGTGGTTGCCCTGGCCTTGCTGGTCCTGGTGCTGACCCTGGTACTGCGTTTGTTCCGCCGTTTCCGTGCCAAGGAGTTTGGTTCCAAGCTGATGACCAGGCTGGTGGTCTTGTTTGCCCTCGTTGGTATTTTGCCGGGCAGCGTGATTTACCTGGTGTCAGTACAGTTTGTCTCGCGCTCCATCGAATCCTGGTTTGACGTCAAGGTCGAGTCTGCACTCGATTCTGGCAAGAACATGGGGCTGACTGCGCTTGATTTCTTGCTGGCGGACTTGCAATCCAAGGCCAATGACATGGCGTCAGAATTGTCTGATCCGTCTGAGAGCTCAATGTCCATCCACCTGTCGCGCCTGCGTGAACGCATGCAGATACAGGAAGCGACAATCGTCAATAGCAAGGGCCGCCTGATCGCCTCTGCCAATGACAATGTCAGCAGCCTGCTGCCTGAATTGCCTACTCCTGAAATGATCAGGCAAGTCAAGCTGTCGCGTTATTACGCTGCCAGGGATGAAAAACTGATACAGCCAGCGGCAGATGATCCTGCTGCAAGCCCGGCAAGTTCTGCCAGCAGTGCAGAAACCCGTGGTGCTACCAGACCGGCACTGGCACCTGAACCTGCCCGCATCCTGCGCTCGCGCGTGGTAGTACCTTTGCGCATGACGACGGGCTGGATATCCCTGCAAAACGAAGCCCTGTACCTGCAACTGATACAGCCAGTACCAGCGAATCTGGCGATGCATGCCGAAGCCCTGAGCAATGCCTCCCGTGAATACCAGGTACGATCCATAGGCCGGGTGAACCTGAAAAAGATGTACATCATCACCCTGACGCTGACCTTGTTGCTGGCGATAGTTGCAGCAATCACCAGCGCGTTTTTGATTTCGGGTGAGCTGGCCAGACCGCTGTTGCTGCTGGCAGAGGGTACCAAGGCCGTGACCGAAGGTAATTTCTCGCCCCGCCCTATCGTCACCAGTACCGATGAGCTGGGTAGCCTGACCAAGTCTTTCAACACCATGACCAGGCAATTGTTTGACGCCCGTGCCACGGTGGAAAAAAACCGCAATGAACTGGAAAACGCCAAGGCCTATCTGGAATCTGTGCTGGCGAACATGTCCGCCGGTGTGATGGTACTGGACCAGAATGGCAATCTGGTGACTTGCAATGAATCGGTAGAACGTATCCTGCAGCGCAGGCTGGAAAGCGAAATCAATAAGCCATTGGCCGATATTGATGGCATGCAGGCCTTTGCCTTTGCGATTTCCAAGGCTTTTTCTGAACAGCATGCACAGTCAGCTGCCGGCGGCGAAAACGAACGCGAACAACACTGGCAACAGCAAATTGAAGTGCCGCGCCCGAATAAAGGCAAGAAGACTGCTGGCCCTGCCGTATCTGGAACTGCAGGAGCAGCGGGAGCCCCCGCAGAAGCGGTAGCGGCAGAAGAAGAACAAAGCATTACCCTGCTGGCCCGTGGTTCCCACCTGCCGGTGGCATCGGGCAGTGGTTATGTGGTGGTGTTCGATGACATCAGTAATATCATTTCTGCCCAGCGTTCCATCGCCTGGGGTGAAGTGGCGCGCCGCCTCGCACATGAAATCAAGAACCCGCTGACGCCGATACAGCTGTCAGCAGAGCGTCTGCAAATGAAATTACAGGACAAGCTCAGCGAAACCGATGTACTGATACTCAATAAGAGCACAACCACCATCGTCAATCAGGTGACGTCGATGAAGCGCATGGTCGATGACTTCCGTGACTATGCGCGTACGCCGCCCGCAGTGTTGATGCCCTTGAATCTGGCTGGCCTGATTGATGAAGTGCTGCACCTGTATATCGCTGGAGATGGCCGGGACGCCATCAAGCTGACCATGGCAGCAGATTTACCCAAGGTCATGGGCGACGCCACCCAGTTGCGCCAGGTAATTCACAATCTTTTACAAAACGCCCAGGACGCTGTTGCCGACAATATCACTCCCGGTTTTGTGGCACGTATTGATGTCATCACCGATGTAGTGCGCTACACTGGAACTGACCAGATAGCACACTCTGCGGTACGCCTGTCAATTATCGATAACGGCCCGGGATTTTCCAGCAAAATCCTGGCCAGGGCTTTTGAACCCTATGCCACTTCCAAACCACGCGGCACCGGTCTGGGGCTGGCAATGGTGAAGAAAATCATCGATGAGCACGGCGGCAGGATCGATATTCAAAATCGTAGCGATACAAACGGTGCAAAAGTAGCGATTTTGCTGTTAAAGTTAGCACCGGATTCAAATACGGCATAA
- the nuoB gene encoding NADH-quinone oxidoreductase subunit NuoB yields the protein MIQTNSLWYLTFGLACCAVEMIQAAASRYDMERFGMIPRASPRQADLMIVAGTLTNKMAPALRRIYDQMAEPRYVISMGSCANGGGYYHYSYSSYVVVTVSCLDVYIPGCPPTQRR from the coding sequence TTGATACAAACCAATAGTCTGTGGTACCTGACTTTTGGCCTGGCCTGCTGCGCTGTGGAAATGATACAGGCAGCTGCATCACGTTATGACATGGAGCGCTTTGGCATGATACCGCGTGCCAGCCCCAGGCAGGCTGACCTGATGATCGTGGCAGGTACATTGACCAACAAGATGGCACCGGCCCTACGCCGTATCTATGACCAGATGGCAGAGCCGCGCTATGTCATTTCCATGGGGTCATGCGCGAATGGTGGCGGCTATTATCACTACTCATATTCATCGTACGTGGTTGTGACCGTATCGTGCCTGGATGTGTATATCCCAGGCTGTCCGCCTACGCAGAGGCGCTGA
- a CDS encoding carboxymuconolactone decarboxylase family protein: MTLKLNFPGLAPAAYQALAGVNTVLDASSLGKSLIDLVFLRVSQINGCAFCVDKHAHDLLEHGDNFQRLNSLVCWREAPCFSEKERAALAWSEALTNIAGKHVDEALQHELPKHFTEKELVDLAFVIGLMNAWNRVAIACGKSFSVR, encoded by the coding sequence ATGACACTCAAACTCAATTTCCCTGGCCTGGCACCTGCTGCTTATCAAGCCCTTGCTGGCGTCAACACGGTGCTGGATGCCAGCAGTCTTGGCAAATCCCTTATCGACCTGGTGTTCTTGCGGGTATCGCAAATCAATGGCTGTGCCTTTTGTGTCGATAAACATGCGCATGATCTGCTCGAACATGGCGACAATTTCCAGCGTCTCAACAGTCTCGTATGCTGGCGCGAAGCTCCTTGTTTCAGTGAAAAAGAAAGGGCTGCATTGGCCTGGAGTGAAGCCTTGACCAATATCGCAGGCAAGCATGTCGATGAAGCGCTGCAACATGAATTGCCCAAGCATTTCACGGAAAAAGAACTGGTGGATCTGGCATTTGTCATTGGCCTCATGAATGCCTGGAACAGGGTGGCGATAGCTTGTGGGAAAAGTTTCAGCGTGCGTTAA
- a CDS encoding DUF3567 domain-containing protein — protein MNLIYNSDQYSVIEYGADTDHEALRFGGYEITDKAVRREWFIGGPLAINFRKDVTDLIASEPSIEEIDDFLGQFDGYMGQSVLLH, from the coding sequence ATGAATCTCATCTACAACAGCGATCAATACAGCGTCATCGAATATGGCGCCGATACTGACCACGAAGCCCTGCGCTTTGGCGGTTATGAAATCACTGACAAGGCAGTACGCCGCGAATGGTTTATTGGTGGCCCGCTAGCCATCAATTTCCGCAAGGACGTGACTGACCTCATCGCCAGTGAACCCAGCATAGAAGAAATCGACGACTTCCTTGGCCAGTTTGATGGCTATATGGGTCAAAGCGTGTTGTTGCACTAA
- a CDS encoding HDOD domain-containing protein: MANTLSKFFNRLFGAEQAAPVSSQSTPAPEVVAAPKTPEAVVTAKPEPEIATPQPEPVPVVESPASSTTTTEKLVAWKPALPVDSLFFDWVMGYPGEGGSFETEQTVMQALYKLLASDLNDAVIVPRVPSVIPQLLNSLRSKTVSAGELSRQIVKDVVLVGEVINTVNSALYNPADRINSLEKAVMVLGEEGLRLVIAKVAFRPIINLNAGQFTRRAAPHIWGQSEKCAVACHTLARDMDPFHAFLTGLMKNVGLIIAFRLLDQTCEQGKFKYSPAFQPIFSSVAATLSYRIAQRWEFPEHVILALQQQAGGRKAIEWSPLGHLLHTADLIAKMRLLVNHGQLNSSDKKLRIGLTPAEVSCFDHLNEIQLYDTTGVQQHPEAQT, from the coding sequence GTGGCGAATACCCTGAGCAAATTCTTTAACCGCCTGTTCGGTGCAGAACAAGCCGCGCCTGTCAGCAGCCAATCCACGCCAGCGCCTGAGGTTGTCGCTGCACCAAAGACACCTGAAGCAGTAGTGACGGCAAAACCCGAACCAGAGATTGCAACACCTCAGCCTGAGCCAGTTCCCGTAGTAGAATCCCCGGCAAGCAGTACAACCACGACAGAAAAACTCGTCGCCTGGAAACCCGCTCTGCCCGTAGACAGCCTGTTTTTTGACTGGGTCATGGGCTACCCTGGCGAAGGCGGCAGTTTTGAAACTGAACAGACTGTCATGCAAGCACTGTACAAATTGCTGGCATCTGACCTGAACGATGCCGTCATTGTGCCACGCGTACCTAGCGTCATCCCGCAATTGCTGAACAGCCTGCGCAGCAAGACCGTCTCTGCCGGTGAATTGTCACGCCAGATCGTCAAGGACGTGGTGCTGGTGGGTGAAGTCATCAATACCGTCAACAGCGCCCTGTACAACCCGGCTGACCGTATCAACAGTCTGGAAAAAGCCGTCATGGTCCTGGGTGAAGAAGGCTTGCGCCTGGTCATCGCCAAGGTCGCTTTCCGCCCCATCATCAACCTCAATGCCGGCCAATTCACCCGCCGTGCAGCACCCCATATCTGGGGTCAGTCAGAGAAATGTGCGGTCGCCTGCCATACCCTGGCGCGAGATATGGACCCTTTCCATGCGTTTTTGACGGGCTTGATGAAAAATGTCGGTCTCATCATCGCCTTCCGCCTGCTGGACCAGACTTGCGAGCAGGGGAAATTCAAATACTCCCCGGCCTTCCAGCCTATCTTTTCGTCCGTCGCAGCGACCCTGTCTTACCGTATTGCCCAGCGCTGGGAATTTCCTGAGCATGTGATACTGGCACTGCAGCAACAGGCCGGGGGCCGCAAAGCCATAGAATGGAGTCCCTTGGGCCACTTGCTGCACACCGCCGACCTGATCGCCAAAATGCGCCTGCTGGTCAACCATGGACAATTGAACAGTAGCGATAAAAAACTCAGGATAGGCCTGACTCCGGCGGAAGTCAGTTGCTTCGATCACTTGAATGAAATCCAGTTATATGACACAACTGGGGTACAACAGCATCCTGAAGCACAAACTTGA
- the sigJ gene encoding RNA polymerase sigma factor SigJ, with protein MINRLQSFTDHRSRLFGIAYRMLASRAEAEDLVQNTYLRWHALSDEELLQIREPQAWLVTVISRLCVDRLRVLKRERENYTGPWLPEPMIEVDEQTPELMAEFSSDVSLAFLTMLERLSAEERAAFLLHQVFDVDYPEVAGMLNKTAAACRQLVHRAKERVLQEKPRFAVSRDHHRQLLQRFSLAAQSGNLKELSALFADDAQMIGDGGGKVASVNRILHGAARIARLYHVVARTYPQRMQFVEVSINGEPGLLRFIDGKLDATISIVSDGEKILDLYTIRNPDKLQAYQGMTLPATTV; from the coding sequence ATGATAAACCGCCTGCAAAGCTTTACTGACCACAGATCCCGATTGTTTGGCATTGCCTATCGCATGCTGGCTTCGCGTGCCGAGGCTGAAGACCTGGTGCAAAACACCTATCTGCGCTGGCATGCGCTCAGCGATGAAGAGTTATTGCAAATCCGCGAGCCCCAGGCCTGGCTGGTGACTGTCATCAGTCGCCTTTGCGTGGACAGATTGCGTGTCCTCAAGCGCGAGCGCGAAAACTATACTGGCCCGTGGTTGCCAGAGCCCATGATAGAAGTCGATGAGCAGACGCCAGAGCTGATGGCAGAATTCAGCAGCGATGTCTCGCTGGCATTTTTGACGATGCTGGAACGACTATCGGCAGAAGAGCGCGCGGCTTTTCTTTTGCATCAGGTATTCGACGTCGATTACCCGGAAGTGGCAGGCATGCTCAACAAGACGGCAGCCGCCTGCCGCCAGCTGGTGCACCGTGCCAAAGAAAGGGTGCTGCAAGAAAAACCGCGCTTTGCGGTCAGCCGCGATCATCACAGGCAATTGCTGCAACGCTTTAGTCTGGCCGCACAAAGCGGTAATTTAAAAGAGCTCAGTGCCTTGTTTGCCGACGATGCGCAAATGATAGGGGATGGCGGCGGCAAGGTCGCCTCCGTCAACCGCATCCTGCATGGCGCAGCCCGCATTGCGCGCCTCTACCATGTCGTCGCCAGAACTTACCCACAGCGTATGCAGTTTGTCGAAGTCAGTATCAATGGCGAACCTGGCTTGCTGCGCTTTATCGATGGCAAACTCGATGCGACTATCTCCATCGTCAGCGATGGTGAAAAAATCCTTGATCTGTACACGATACGTAATCCGGATAAATTGCAGGCTTATCAGGGCATGACTTTGCCAGCGACAACTGTTTAA
- a CDS encoding DUF2589 domain-containing protein — protein MPDTDKIANNFNNLPMESLIGAPLVAAGKSNIQLALATYEFISTVWYEKDSDPAKGGKARMLKFPLERSDETGQKRQFEVNAPLAALIETPNLMVRNIDIQFNMEVKDTVKNENSVDTKVGADFNVGGLNWGLKLSGSLTTHTNNTRETDQSAKYEIRLNAGQASPTEGMNRLSQVFASVIEPMPLGNSKGN, from the coding sequence ATGCCAGATACCGATAAAATCGCCAATAATTTTAACAACCTGCCTATGGAATCCCTGATAGGGGCACCATTAGTGGCTGCAGGAAAATCCAATATTCAACTCGCCCTGGCGACCTACGAATTCATAAGTACGGTCTGGTATGAGAAGGATAGCGACCCGGCCAAAGGCGGCAAAGCACGGATGCTTAAATTCCCTCTTGAGCGCTCCGATGAAACTGGACAAAAGCGCCAGTTTGAAGTCAACGCTCCACTCGCTGCCTTGATAGAAACTCCTAACTTGATGGTGCGGAATATCGATATCCAGTTCAACATGGAAGTTAAGGATACGGTTAAAAATGAGAACTCTGTCGATACGAAGGTTGGTGCCGATTTCAACGTTGGTGGCTTGAACTGGGGTCTCAAACTCAGCGGCTCCCTCACAACGCATACTAACAATACGAGGGAGACAGATCAAAGCGCGAAATATGAAATCCGCCTTAATGCTGGCCAGGCCAGTCCGACGGAAGGCATGAATCGCCTGAGTCAGGTATTTGCTTCTGTGATTGAACCTATGCCATTGGGAAATAGTAAAGGAAACTGA
- a CDS encoding gamma carbonic anhydrase family protein, translating into MLHIGDQTPTIYQPLPITHAPSSCTIGDNCLIGINSTIMDGCVIGNNCIIAGHTFLKEGTVIPDNSIVMGTPGKVIRTQNNYVRNRLNAYMYYKNGLAYARGEYREWAREEFPAEIMAEIAILNAQLTAGE; encoded by the coding sequence ATGCTGCATATCGGTGACCAGACTCCGACCATCTACCAGCCATTGCCCATTACCCATGCACCATCCAGCTGCACCATCGGTGATAACTGCCTGATAGGTATCAATTCCACCATCATGGATGGCTGCGTGATCGGCAATAACTGCATTATTGCGGGGCATACTTTCCTCAAGGAAGGTACTGTCATCCCTGACAATTCCATCGTCATGGGCACACCAGGCAAGGTCATACGCACACAAAACAATTATGTGCGCAACCGACTGAATGCCTATATGTATTACAAGAATGGCCTGGCGTATGCGCGCGGTGAATACAGGGAATGGGCCAGGGAAGAATTTCCCGCAGAAATAATGGCAGAAATTGCCATACTGAATGCCCAGCTTACCGCTGGGGAATAA
- a CDS encoding CPBP family intramembrane glutamic endopeptidase, producing MNLFLTCVAEEAFFRGLMQEAIYRLGNKPAYGYLAIAVSAILFGGLAHLGGGTQYAALATVAGLGYASSTTRPAGWSG from the coding sequence GTGAATCTGTTTTTGACTTGCGTCGCAGAAGAAGCTTTTTTCCGTGGGCTGATGCAGGAAGCCATTTATCGCCTGGGCAATAAGCCAGCCTATGGCTATCTGGCGATAGCCGTGTCAGCAATCTTGTTTGGCGGCCTGGCACACCTTGGCGGCGGCACGCAGTATGCTGCCCTGGCGACAGTGGCAGGGCTGGGCTATGCCTCATCTACCACCAGACCCGCAGGCTGGAGTGGGTGA
- a CDS encoding DUF2589 domain-containing protein, producing the protein MSTQENKKSVNAVESQNHDVNATLERMLAAVYEAVKRAQVDVQRGASKKLEWFFPHDENGKVSARCVQVPIPSDSGSVEIKEIPLFALVPHHDLMIEQVNIRLKLDLLRLTSNSGKPDVPELSSKLPKAGGDADQYAEIEVRLRGIEPIEGIARLNDAIVKRI; encoded by the coding sequence ATGTCTACCCAAGAAAACAAAAAGAGTGTCAACGCCGTTGAGAGTCAGAATCACGACGTAAATGCAACGCTGGAAAGGATGCTTGCGGCAGTCTATGAGGCAGTCAAACGCGCTCAAGTGGACGTGCAGCGCGGGGCTAGTAAAAAGCTTGAATGGTTTTTCCCTCATGACGAAAACGGCAAAGTCAGTGCGCGTTGTGTGCAAGTGCCAATTCCCAGCGACAGTGGTTCAGTAGAGATTAAGGAAATTCCTTTGTTTGCGTTGGTTCCCCATCATGATCTGATGATAGAGCAGGTCAATATCAGATTAAAGCTCGACCTGCTGCGTTTAACCTCAAATTCGGGCAAACCGGATGTTCCGGAACTCTCCTCCAAATTACCTAAAGCAGGCGGCGATGCAGATCAGTATGCAGAAATTGAAGTGAGGCTGCGTGGCATAGAACCAATAGAGGGGATTGCTCGGCTCAATGATGCCATCGTGAAGCGCATATAG
- a CDS encoding GTPase codes for MTAAKAQLHLIHGASYTEREAAIAASLARLPGNSADNSAATDKNVVILEGLPDGQDILQATELLHISRIAPGCFCCIGNLSLRVTLNRALRQKPANIYLGIASDVHLDKLLLTLQDPTYTNLLEINAHTSL; via the coding sequence GTGACGGCAGCAAAAGCGCAATTACATCTGATACACGGCGCAAGTTATACCGAAAGGGAGGCGGCAATTGCAGCCTCCCTTGCCCGTTTACCTGGTAACAGCGCAGACAACAGCGCTGCCACCGACAAAAATGTCGTCATCCTCGAAGGCTTGCCTGATGGGCAAGATATCTTGCAAGCCACTGAGCTGCTACACATCAGCCGCATTGCCCCCGGCTGCTTTTGTTGTATAGGCAACCTCAGCCTGCGCGTCACACTGAACCGCGCCCTCAGGCAAAAACCAGCTAATATATACCTAGGTATCGCCAGCGATGTCCACCTGGATAAACTTCTGCTCACACTTCAGGACCCCACCTATACTAACTTGCTTGAGATCAATGCTCACACCAGCTTGTGA
- a CDS encoding adenosine deaminase, with the protein MSTQLHDFIRGLPKAELHLHIEGSLEPELMFALAQKNGVQLPYTSVEEVRAAYDFADLQSFLDLYYAGAAVLQTEQDFFDLTHAYIERALADNVRHVELFFDPQTHTARGIPITTVFSGIARALREARARHGFSGAMILCFLRHLSEEDAIATLEAALPLRDEYADLWTGVGLDSAEVGNPPEKFAHVFTIAQAMGFRLVAHAGEEGPPAYIHSALDVLQVERIDHGVRAEEDPALMARLQQSRMPLTVCPLSNLKLCVVKDMREHNLARMLRAGLCVTINSDDPAYFGGYMNANYIATADALELGKEELVQLARNAFEASFVTPEQKQVWLDELDAYAAAH; encoded by the coding sequence ATGAGTACTCAACTGCACGACTTTATCCGCGGCCTGCCCAAGGCAGAATTACATTTGCATATAGAAGGTTCACTGGAACCTGAGCTGATGTTTGCCCTGGCACAAAAAAACGGCGTGCAATTACCCTACACCAGCGTAGAAGAAGTACGCGCAGCCTACGACTTTGCAGACTTGCAGTCTTTTCTCGATCTGTATTATGCCGGTGCTGCCGTGCTGCAAACCGAACAGGATTTTTTTGACCTGACGCATGCCTATATAGAGCGCGCCCTGGCTGACAATGTGCGCCATGTGGAACTGTTCTTTGACCCGCAAACCCATACTGCACGCGGCATACCTATTACTACTGTGTTCTCCGGCATCGCCCGCGCCTTGCGCGAAGCACGCGCCAGACACGGGTTTTCTGGTGCCATGATCTTGTGCTTCCTGCGTCACCTCAGTGAAGAAGATGCCATTGCCACGCTGGAAGCAGCCCTGCCCCTGCGCGATGAATACGCTGATCTGTGGACAGGTGTGGGCCTGGATTCTGCCGAAGTCGGCAACCCGCCAGAAAAATTTGCCCACGTGTTCACGATCGCACAAGCCATGGGGTTTCGCCTGGTCGCACATGCCGGCGAAGAAGGTCCGCCAGCCTATATCCATAGCGCCCTGGATGTCTTGCAGGTGGAACGCATAGATCACGGTGTACGTGCAGAAGAAGATCCCGCCCTCATGGCCAGGTTGCAGCAAAGCCGTATGCCGCTGACAGTATGCCCGCTGTCGAATCTGAAGCTGTGCGTGGTCAAGGACATGCGCGAACACAACCTGGCGCGCATGCTGCGTGCCGGTTTGTGCGTGACCATCAACTCAGATGATCCGGCGTATTTTGGTGGATACATGAATGCGAATTACATCGCCACCGCCGATGCGCTCGAACTGGGCAAGGAAGAATTGGTACAGCTGGCGCGCAATGCCTTTGAAGCCTCGTTTGTCACACCTGAACAAAAGCAGGTCTGGCTCGATGAGCTGGATGCTTATGCTGCAGCTCATTGA